In Amia ocellicauda isolate fAmiCal2 chromosome 7, fAmiCal2.hap1, whole genome shotgun sequence, one genomic interval encodes:
- the birc5b gene encoding baculoviral IAP repeat-containing protein 5b, which produces MSECSSAPFSTLHAYGEMYSFEKRLQTFSDWPFLEDCECTPERMARAGFVHCPSQSEPDVVCCFFCLKELEGWEPHDDPWLEHMKRSPRCGFLTLQKDPDTLQVIEFFRLEQERLGTYIRKMGGQKISQFRDEVHLTRKKLLTLFSKDPARNPV; this is translated from the exons ATGTCGGAATGCAGTTCTGCACCATTCTCCACGCTGCACGCTTACGGGGAGATGTATAGCTTCGAGAAGCGGCTCCAGACCTTCTCCGACTGGCCGTTCCTAGAGGACTGCGAGTGCACGCCGGAGCGG atggCACGTGCGGGCTTTGTGCACTGTCCCAGCCAGAGCGAGCCGGATGTCGTGTGCTGCTTCTTCTGCCTGAAGGAGCTGGAGGGCTGGGAGCCTCATGATGACCCCTG gCTTGAGCACATGAAGCGCTCTCCCCGCTGTGGATTCCTGACCCTGCAGAAGGACCCTGATACCCTGCAGGTGATTGAGTTCTTCAGACTGGAGCAGGAACGGCTTGGCACCTACATT AGGAAGATGGGTGGACAGAAGATCTCCCAGTTCCGGGATGAAGTGCACCTGACCCGGAAGAAGCTGCTGACCCTGTTCAGCAAAGACCCAGCCCGGAACCCAGTCTAA